The nucleotide sequence GCAACCATTCAAGGCGTTTATGTCGCCCTGTTCGGCCGTCCCGCAGATCCGCTTGGCCTTGCTTACTGGCAGGGTGTCACCAATGACGGTGCCGACCTGTCTGCTATCGGTGATCTGGCAGCAATGCCGGAATACCAGGATCGTTTCGCCGGCCAGACGAACGCGCAGATCGTAAACTCGATCTATCGCTCGCTGTTCAATCGCGATTCAGATGCAGCCGGCCTGTCTTTCTGGGTGCAGGGCTTGGATTCAGGCGAATTCAACATCAATGATGTGGCCATCCGCATTCTCGATGGTGCTCAGGGCGCAGACAAGACCACCGTCGACAACAAAATTGAAGCTGCTGATCTTTATACTGAATCGCTCGATACCGGCGCAGAAATTGCCCAGTATTCCGGCAATGAAGCCGCAGCAATCGGTCGCGAATACCTCGCAACTGTGACCACTGCTGTGCCAGATCAGGCCGCTGTTGATGCTGCCATTGCTCGTCTGTTCGATACCGGCGGCCCCGATGGCACCACCCTGACCACCGGCGCTGACGTTGTCACCGCCAATCTTATAAACGCCCCGCTTATCGCCCTGCCAGGTGTTGAGGCTGCTGAAACCCTCAACAGCTTCGACGTCATTACCGGCGCTGGCGAAGATGCGACGCTGGTTGCCACGCTTCGTGGCTCGCAGGGTCCGGTTTCGCCGACTCTCAAAGGTGTCGAGAACGTAGTCTTGACTTCGATCGCACCCGTCGACGCAGTTCTCGACCTGCGCAACGCTACGGGCGTCAATTCCATTGCGAATGAATGGAGCGATGGTGGCCTTGAAATTCGCAACATCGCCTTCGTTGAAGGTTTTGAGCTGTCCGTTTCGGACACCGGCGCAGGTAGCAGCTTCGCTTTCACCGAAAGCAGCGTGGATGGTGACGCAGACGAGCTGGCACTGACTGTGTCCAATGTCGACGGTGGCGTCTCGATCTCCGGTAACGGCGAAGGCATCGAAACGGTTAATCTCGTGTCGGAAGGCATTGAGAACAATATTGGCCTCGGAGTTTCCGGTCTTGCGACCCTCAACATCTCCGGCGACGCTGACCTCAATATTGGCAGCGCGATCGGCGCTTCGACTATCGATGCCTCGGGCCTAGAAGCTAACCTTTCGATTGACCTGCTTGAAGGCCTTACCGAACGGGATGTGACCTACACCGGTGCGGTCGGTAATGATAGCGTCTACGCCGGGACAAGCCTGACCAGCGCTGACACTCTCGATGGTGGCGAAGGCGAAGACACGCTGATCCTCACCAACGCTGGCGGCGTGTTTTTTGACAGCGAAGAAGATGGTGACATCAACGTCGTGAACTTCGAAACGCTCGGCCTTGATCTGACTGATGACTCCGCTCTGGATTATGCAGCATTCAGCGACGATACGGAGTTCTCTCAGATTTCGGTTATTGCTGTAGACAACGGCGATGGCAACTCGGACCAGTTCGATCTGGAATTGAACAATCTCCGTTCTGTTTCGAACTTCCTCTTCCAGAGCGATAACGTACGTAACGTCGCTGGAGACCTCATCTCTGAAGATGAATTCGATAATATCGATATCGTCTACGCTGAAGATGAGGAAGTCCGCTCGGTCAACATTGATTTCGTCAACCGCCTGGTGATCGGTGACTCGCTCGATGTCACTAATCTTAACGTAGCAGTCGACGCTGACTTCGATGATGACGAGCTGACAACGATCAATCTGTCCGCGAATTCGATCATTGGTGCAGGTGACACCGTCACTATCGGCGATCTGAATACGGACAGTGTCGAAACTCTGAACATCACAGGCAGTGCAAATCTCACGATCAGCACCGCCCTCAGTGATGTGATCGAGGAAGTCAACGCTGGTGACTTCACCGGCGACCTGGTCGTGGCGCTCGGCGACGTGACCGACGGCGGCACCATCACCTCAGGTTCGGGCGATGACGTACTGACAGGTGGCGCTGGCGATGACACCATCCTCGGTGGTGCTGGGGACGACACTATCAATGGTGGCGGCGGCAATAACATCCTGACCGGGGGTGCGGGCTCGGATACCTTCGTTGTCAGGGATGAGGCCTCCACTGCCAACGGCATTGATCGCGTCACCGATTTCACCGCCGGTGACAACGGCGACATCCTGGATATCGACACGGCAAACGAAGCCACCGGCGCAGCTAACTTCCTGTTCGTCACTACGAACGCGGGTATCGTCGGTGTTGATCAGGTGTTCTCAGCTAACAGCAACTTGGTCACAATTTCAGAAACAGCTTCGGCTGCTGAATTGGCTGGCCTGTTCGGTGCAACGGGGGCCCTTTCCGGCGTTACCGAGACTGTTGCTGGCGACTTCTACATGGCCTTCCAGACGTCGGGCGGCAATGTCAACCTCTATCTCTTCAGTGACACAGGCGTCAACAACGGTGCGATTGAAGCTGACGACACCTTTGCATTGGTCACCCGCTTGACTGGTGTATCCATCGAAGACCTGAACAACAGCAATTTCGATTTCGTCTAAGGCTTAGCGTTAGACCTCGACATCTGCCCTCGGGGAGCAATCTCCGGGGGCTTTTTCATGAATGAGGATCAAAATGACAAATAGCACCATTACGATCGACGGGACTGCCTATCAGCTGGACGCTCTCTCCGAGGGCGCCAGGGGCGCTATCGCCAGCATTCGCCTGGTGGACAGGAAAATGGCAGACTTGCAGAACGAACTCGCCATCCTCCGCACCGCTCGCCAGGCCTATGCGCGTGCGATCAAGGCTGATCTCAAGAACGAGGGATAGCGCACGGATCCGATCGCTGGACCCGCTCGTAATAGGGCTTGTTCAAGTGCTCTCCGCCGTGCAAACACCACCCCTAGCCCAGCGTAGCGTGTTTCGGCAGAACATAATCGTCACCCTCATCCGCGCCCGCTGGGGCTTTCACCGTTCGCCCATCCTTACCAGTCCCATCGCCCGGCTCCTTGAGCTCCAGCGAGGTCGTCGATCCGCCACTGCGGTCGGCCTTGTTGGTCACGCTAGCAATGCGATAGGTGCCATCAACCCGCGGATAAGCCCCCTGCAAAATAAACGGCGCTTCTGGCTGCGCCGTAACATCGAGGTCCAGGGTGACCGAACCACCTCCACCCTCGCGCTTGCTGTCGGCTTTGCGCCCTTCGGCGATCATGCGCGCCTGGTTCTCGTCAGCAGCAATGGTGAGGCTCTCCCGATCGACGCGCGCCCGCTCATCGTCTGTCTCCATACGGATGGTTTTGAACACCGCTTCTGCCCTGTCAAAATACCGGACCGCCGCGGTCTTGAACCGGTCGCGGGTCGAGATCGGCTCAATATCGAGGCCTATGACGTTCTGCCCGACAATGCCGATTACCGGCGGCAGCGCCACGCCGCTCGGCGCGATCCCGGTTCCCCGCTTTGCCAGCACGGCGCGCTCGCCACGGATCTTGAACGTCCCGCCAAGATCGCGTGCCAGCTTTTGGCCGAGATGCAAAAAACTCTCGGCCTCGGCAGACCAGTAGTTCCGGGTGATCGCGGCAAAGCTCGGGTCAATCTGGATGCCGGAGAGGCCC is from Devosia sp. SD17-2 and encodes:
- a CDS encoding DUF4214 domain-containing protein — encoded protein: MATIQGVYVALFGRPADPLGLAYWQGVTNDGADLSAIGDLAAMPEYQDRFAGQTNAQIVNSIYRSLFNRDSDAAGLSFWVQGLDSGEFNINDVAIRILDGAQGADKTTVDNKIEAADLYTESLDTGAEIAQYSGNEAAAIGREYLATVTTAVPDQAAVDAAIARLFDTGGPDGTTLTTGADVVTANLINAPLIALPGVEAAETLNSFDVITGAGEDATLVATLRGSQGPVSPTLKGVENVVLTSIAPVDAVLDLRNATGVNSIANEWSDGGLEIRNIAFVEGFELSVSDTGAGSSFAFTESSVDGDADELALTVSNVDGGVSISGNGEGIETVNLVSEGIENNIGLGVSGLATLNISGDADLNIGSAIGASTIDASGLEANLSIDLLEGLTERDVTYTGAVGNDSVYAGTSLTSADTLDGGEGEDTLILTNAGGVFFDSEEDGDINVVNFETLGLDLTDDSALDYAAFSDDTEFSQISVIAVDNGDGNSDQFDLELNNLRSVSNFLFQSDNVRNVAGDLISEDEFDNIDIVYAEDEEVRSVNIDFVNRLVIGDSLDVTNLNVAVDADFDDDELTTINLSANSIIGAGDTVTIGDLNTDSVETLNITGSANLTISTALSDVIEEVNAGDFTGDLVVALGDVTDGGTITSGSGDDVLTGGAGDDTILGGAGDDTINGGGGNNILTGGAGSDTFVVRDEASTANGIDRVTDFTAGDNGDILDIDTANEATGAANFLFVTTNAGIVGVDQVFSANSNLVTISETASAAELAGLFGATGALSGVTETVAGDFYMAFQTSGGNVNLYLFSDTGVNNGAIEADDTFALVTRLTGVSIEDLNNSNFDFV
- a CDS encoding DUF6447 family protein, producing the protein MTNSTITIDGTAYQLDALSEGARGAIASIRLVDRKMADLQNELAILRTARQAYARAIKADLKNEG
- a CDS encoding late control D family protein, translated to MVWKVDWRVLADGRDMTAAMRPFLISVSISDKDGTAGDTCQLQFDAAGGQITLPQNGGKVQVYLEGVNKFDGVVDSVRFALSRGGGRTLNVGAKGFDANGPVKQPQSFHMDDGSLQQFLDKAAKTAGLSGIQIDPSFAAITRNYWSAEAESFLHLGQKLARDLGGTFKIRGERAVLAKRGTGIAPSGVALPPVIGIVGQNVIGLDIEPISTRDRFKTAAVRYFDRAEAVFKTIRMETDDERARVDRESLTIAADENQARMIAEGRKADSKREGGGGSVTLDLDVTAQPEAPFILQGAYPRVDGTYRIASVTNKADRSGGSTTSLELKEPGDGTGKDGRTVKAPAGADEGDDYVLPKHATLG